GGCCTTGTTGTTGCCGCCGGCAACACCCGCCGCCCCGCCCTTTGAGACTCTGATCGTGGAGACGGCCTCGGGGCGCCATGCCTTCCAGGTGGAGGTGGCGGACGACCCGAGAGAACGCACGCGCGGTCTTTCCCGGCGTCCCGGGATGTCTCGGGGCAACGGCATGCTGCTGGATATGGGGCAGGTGCAGCCGGTGACCATCTGGATGGGCGAGACCTGGTTTCCCCTGGACTTGCTGTTCATCGGCGCCGATGGCGAGATCGCCGGCATCCGCGAGGACGCGCCGCCGCGTTCCACCGAGCCGATCCCCTTTGCCACGCCCGTGCGGGCCGTACTGGAGATCAATGCCGGCCTGGTAAAGGAGCTGGAGATACGCAACGGCGACCGTGTGCGGCATCGCGTCTTCGCGGCGCCCTGAGGCCCCCGTCCCGCCCTCTTCGCGTCCCTGGCGCGTATCTGGCGTCTGGAGACGGAGAGCCGCGCAAC
This genomic interval from Gammaproteobacteria bacterium contains the following:
- a CDS encoding DUF192 domain-containing protein; the protein is MRQELRFRGILLALLLPPATPAAPPFETLIVETASGRHAFQVEVADDPRERTRGLSRRPGMSRGNGMLLDMGQVQPVTIWMGETWFPLDLLFIGADGEIAGIREDAPPRSTEPIPFATPVRAVLEINAGLVKELEIRNGDRVRHRVFAAP